One window from the genome of Anaerolineae bacterium encodes:
- a CDS encoding protein-L-isoaspartate(D-aspartate) O-methyltransferase: MFNRHLEPDEARALMVKKQLAARSITDPRVLTVMGQIPRHLFVDEDLQDAAYRDSPLAIGYGQTISQPYIVAFMTQELLLPEDGRAVVLEVGTGSGYQTAILSRLAARVYSIERIEALAKRAQRLLHELDIHNVAIKVGDGGYGWPEHSPYDAIIATAAAPDIPPPLIDQLKDGGRLVAPIGPKWQQELIRLQWKGDEIVRERLAPVAFVPLIGEHGWAEDEY; the protein is encoded by the coding sequence ATGTTCAATAGACACCTTGAGCCAGATGAGGCCCGGGCCTTGATGGTCAAAAAGCAATTGGCCGCCCGCTCCATCACCGACCCCCGGGTTTTAACCGTGATGGGCCAGATTCCCCGTCATCTTTTTGTTGACGAAGATTTACAGGATGCGGCTTATAGAGATAGTCCCCTGGCCATTGGCTATGGCCAGACGATTTCCCAGCCCTACATTGTGGCTTTTATGACCCAGGAGTTATTGCTGCCGGAAGATGGCCGGGCCGTGGTTTTGGAAGTTGGCACCGGCTCCGGCTACCAGACCGCTATTTTGAGCCGGTTGGCGGCCAGGGTGTACAGCATAGAACGCATTGAGGCGCTGGCCAAAAGGGCGCAACGCCTCTTGCATGAGCTTGATATTCACAACGTGGCCATAAAAGTTGGCGACGGCGGTTATGGTTGGCCGGAACACAGCCCCTACGACGCCATTATTGCCACTGCCGCCGCGCCGGATATTCCCCCGCCCCTGATTGACCAACTGAAAGATGGGGGCAGGCTGGTTGCGCCGATTGGCCCTAAATGGCAACAAGAGTTGATCCGCTTACAATGGAAGGGCGATGAAATTGTGCGGGAAAGATTAGCCCCGGTAGCCTTTGTGCCCCTTATTGGCGAGCACGGCTGGGCAGAGGATGAGTATTGA